In a single window of the Leptospira wolffii serovar Khorat str. Khorat-H2 genome:
- a CDS encoding phytoene desaturase family protein, whose amino-acid sequence MNIDAIGNEFDIIFIGSGMGTLCTASLLAQSAGKKVLVLEKHFQPGGFTHEFQRKQGKYHWDVGIHYVGDMQEEGLCRKISDKITRSKVQWKRMPEPFEKLIFPSRSFDIYGDPEKFKSDLKEIYPEESEAIDRYFKDIKKTSNLFGKSIMMRLTPPPLDSVTGLLGEGNMVTLKDYLDGNFRSEELKGILAAQWGDYGLPPSKVAFAMHATLVQHYLHGGYYPVGGAGKIFDAIEPILVEKGGAVLSSTEVKEILIRDGKVVGVKAKALRGEGHERDFFAPIVISCAGAYPTYMKLIPESYPIPFRKSLKEFYNKEKMTTSICLYIGLSESPERFGFKGENYWIFSSPDHDANFSGRNDWISADGEIPNLYLSFPSLKNPEAKSHTMDVITFTDYENFEKWKSEPWKKRGDEYKLLKERITSRILTTLEKRFPGLTKLVEYTELSTPITNEHFTSHPDGAIYGLACVPERYRKEECPWFNVRTPIEGLYLTGADAASPGVAGAMMGGLAAALAVTGSGDLLKELRN is encoded by the coding sequence ATGAATATTGATGCGATAGGAAACGAGTTCGATATCATTTTTATCGGTTCCGGAATGGGAACCTTGTGTACTGCGAGTCTTCTTGCCCAGTCGGCGGGAAAAAAGGTCCTGGTATTGGAAAAGCATTTCCAACCGGGAGGATTCACCCATGAATTCCAGAGAAAGCAGGGTAAATACCATTGGGATGTGGGAATCCATTACGTGGGAGACATGCAGGAGGAGGGACTTTGTAGGAAAATTTCAGACAAGATCACCCGGAGCAAAGTCCAGTGGAAACGCATGCCTGAACCTTTCGAGAAATTGATTTTCCCTTCCCGTTCTTTCGATATATACGGAGATCCGGAGAAATTCAAGTCGGACCTAAAGGAGATCTATCCGGAGGAATCGGAAGCGATAGATCGTTATTTCAAGGATATCAAAAAGACATCCAATCTATTCGGAAAATCCATCATGATGCGTCTTACTCCTCCTCCCTTGGATTCGGTCACCGGACTCTTGGGTGAGGGCAATATGGTAACTCTCAAGGATTATCTGGACGGAAATTTCAGAAGCGAAGAATTGAAAGGAATCCTCGCCGCGCAATGGGGAGATTACGGATTGCCTCCTTCTAAGGTGGCCTTTGCCATGCACGCGACTCTTGTGCAACATTATCTGCACGGAGGATATTATCCGGTGGGAGGCGCCGGAAAAATTTTCGACGCTATCGAACCGATCCTAGTCGAAAAGGGTGGAGCGGTACTTTCCTCCACCGAAGTAAAGGAGATTCTGATTCGGGACGGTAAAGTCGTCGGAGTCAAGGCCAAGGCTCTTAGGGGGGAAGGTCATGAGAGGGACTTTTTCGCTCCTATAGTGATCTCCTGTGCGGGTGCCTATCCTACCTATATGAAACTGATTCCGGAGTCCTATCCGATTCCTTTCCGGAAATCTTTAAAAGAGTTTTATAATAAGGAAAAGATGACCACGAGCATCTGTCTTTATATCGGTCTTTCGGAAAGCCCCGAAAGATTCGGCTTTAAAGGGGAGAATTATTGGATCTTCTCTTCTCCCGATCACGACGCCAATTTTTCGGGAAGAAACGATTGGATCTCCGCAGACGGAGAGATTCCGAATCTTTATCTTTCTTTTCCGAGCTTAAAGAATCCTGAAGCCAAGTCCCATACGATGGACGTGATTACGTTCACGGATTATGAGAATTTCGAAAAATGGAAATCCGAACCTTGGAAAAAGAGGGGAGACGAATATAAGCTTCTAAAGGAAAGAATCACGAGTCGTATTCTTACCACTCTGGAGAAGCGTTTTCCCGGTCTTACCAAACTAGTGGAGTATACGGAGCTTTCCACTCCGATCACCAACGAACATTTTACCTCTCATCCAGACGGAGCGATTTACGGTCTAGCCTGCGTTCCGGAAAGATACCGCAAGGAAGAATGTCCTTGGTTCAACGTTCGCACTCCGATCGAAGGTCTATATCTCACAGGAGCGGACGCCGCTTCTCCCGGGGTGGCCGGAGCCATGATGGGCGGACTCGCTGCGGCTCTTG
- a CDS encoding TetR/AcrR family transcriptional regulator, which produces MKNQTEKNSYHHGDLKKALLDASIRILKEEGYKALSLRKAASLAGVSQSAPYRHYTDIESLYADIAEEGFKMLSERLRKLQAKYRKKPLLQFREAGVTYVEFALEHPDLFRIMYGNQIESHSKYESLIRKEDDSFLIIQEVLKTCQEAGVVRSGNTEKFAVSAWTMAHGIAVLLSGKQVMFRSLDLREARKTTRDLIQFLYSGLKL; this is translated from the coding sequence ATGAAAAACCAGACTGAGAAAAATTCCTACCACCACGGAGACTTGAAAAAAGCCCTCTTGGACGCCTCCATTCGAATTCTAAAGGAAGAAGGCTACAAGGCATTGAGTCTCAGAAAAGCGGCCAGTCTTGCAGGAGTGAGTCAGTCCGCTCCTTACAGACATTATACCGATATAGAATCCTTGTACGCGGATATCGCCGAAGAAGGATTCAAGATGCTTTCGGAACGATTGAGAAAACTCCAGGCAAAGTATAGGAAAAAGCCCTTATTGCAATTTCGGGAAGCGGGAGTCACTTATGTGGAATTCGCCTTGGAGCATCCGGATCTGTTTCGGATCATGTACGGAAACCAAATAGAAAGCCACTCCAAGTACGAATCTTTAATTCGCAAGGAAGACGATTCCTTTCTGATCATCCAAGAGGTCCTAAAGACCTGCCAAGAAGCTGGAGTTGTACGTTCCGGAAATACGGAAAAATTCGCTGTCTCCGCATGGACCATGGCTCACGGGATCGCGGTTTTATTATCCGGAAAGCAAGTGATGTTTCGCTCCTTGGATTTGCGAGAGGCGAGAAAGACCACCCGAGATTTGATCCAATTCCTTTATAGTGGACTCAAATTATAG
- a CDS encoding SAM-dependent methyltransferase: MSPIYTLMEKDFFPDWLIRIRIRRLLRLRLKQENRGSIEEYQKHMMEYVDSLKRSPIAVSTEAANEQHYEMPASFFRLVMGKYMKYSSGLWASPRIGIDESERAMLQLTCERARLENGMSVLDLGCGWGSLSLYIAENFPKCKVTGVSNSKSQKTFIDSEAKKKGLKNLKILTMDMNVFKTDQKFDRILSVEMLEHMKNYELLFSRIAAYLKPKGLFFVHIFAHKKYAYPFEVVDDSDWMAKYFFTGGQMPSHDLFLYFQKDLLIQDQWAVNGKNYALTSEAWLSNMYRNRKRILEIFSETYGEESALKWFVYWKVFFMACAELWKFNDGEEWIVSHYLFRKR; encoded by the coding sequence ATGAGCCCGATCTATACCCTGATGGAAAAGGATTTCTTCCCTGATTGGCTGATCCGGATACGAATCCGCCGGCTTCTACGGCTCCGACTCAAACAAGAGAACCGAGGGAGTATAGAAGAATATCAGAAACATATGATGGAATACGTCGATTCTTTGAAAAGATCGCCGATCGCCGTTTCTACGGAAGCTGCAAACGAACAACATTACGAAATGCCTGCCTCCTTCTTCCGTTTGGTCATGGGAAAGTATATGAAATATAGCTCCGGACTTTGGGCCTCTCCTAGAATAGGAATCGACGAATCCGAAAGGGCCATGCTGCAACTTACTTGCGAGAGGGCGAGGCTCGAAAACGGGATGAGCGTATTGGATCTAGGCTGTGGTTGGGGATCCTTGTCCTTATACATTGCGGAGAATTTTCCTAAATGCAAAGTGACCGGGGTCTCCAATTCCAAGAGCCAAAAGACGTTTATAGATTCGGAGGCCAAGAAGAAGGGATTAAAGAATCTCAAAATCCTCACCATGGATATGAACGTATTCAAAACGGATCAAAAATTCGATCGAATCCTCTCCGTGGAAATGCTGGAACATATGAAGAATTACGAGCTTCTATTTTCCAGGATCGCCGCGTATCTGAAGCCCAAGGGGCTTTTCTTCGTACATATATTCGCTCATAAAAAGTATGCCTATCCTTTCGAGGTGGTGGATGATTCGGATTGGATGGCAAAGTATTTTTTTACGGGAGGGCAGATGCCTTCCCACGATCTATTCCTATACTTCCAGAAGGATTTGCTCATCCAAGATCAATGGGCGGTTAATGGAAAGAATTACGCTCTTACCTCGGAGGCCTGGCTTTCCAATATGTACAGGAACAGAAAAAGGATTCTGGAAATCTTCTCCGAAACTTACGGCGAGGAAAGCGCTTTAAAATGGTTCGTATATTGGAAGGTCTTTTTTATGGCCTGCGCGGAACTCTGGAAATTTAATGACGGAGAAGAATGGATCGTATCCCATTATCTTTTTCGCAAAAGATAA